The Pseudomonas sp. HOU2 DNA window CGTGTTCAATCGGTACCCAGCGTTCGTCGGCGAGGGTCACGACGACCTTCGACCAGTCCAGCGCCTGCTTGGCCAGGTGCTGAAAAAACGCCACCGGGCTGCGTCCGCCAGAGACCACCAGCACCGCGTTGCCACGTGCGGCGATCGCTTCGCTCAGTTGCTTGGCAACGTTCAGTGCCAGACCTTCGGCCAACAGCACCGGGCTCTTGAATTCGTGGGCATTCACGCCCGCCGGCAGTTTCACATCAGATATCGCCATACCACGACCTCCCGTCCCGCGCGATCAGTGCAATCGAGCTCATCGGCCCCCACGACCCGGCCGCATACGGCTTGGGCGCGTCACCGGATTTTTTCCAGCCGGCGATCAACTGGTCACACCACTTCCACGCGGCTTCGATTTCATCTTTACGGACAAACAGGTTCTGATTGCCGTTCATCACTTCCAGCAACAACCGCTCGTAGGCATCGGGGATCCGTGCGCTGCGCCAGGTGTCGGAGAAATTCAGTTGCAGCGGGCCGCTGCGCAGTTGCATGCCCTTGTCCAGGCCCTGCTCCTTGGTCATCACGCGCAGGGAAATACCTTCGTCCGGTTGCAGACGGATGATCAGTTTGTTGCTGATCTGTAGGCGCTGTTCCGGCGCAAAGATGTAGTGCGACGGTTCCTTGAAGTGGATGACGATCTGCGACAGTTTCTGCGGCATGCGCTTGCCGGTGCGCAGGTAGAACGGCACACCGGCCCAGCGCCAGTTGCGGATGTCGGCACGCAGGGCGACGAAGGTTTCGGTGTCGCTCTGGGTGTTGGAATTCGGCTCTTCGAGGTAGCCCGGCACGGACTTGCCTTCGCTGTGCCCGGCGATGTACTGACCGCGCACCACTTGGGTGGTCAGGCCTTCCGGGCTGATCGGCGCCAGCGCCTTGAGCACTTTCACCTTTTCATCACGGATGCTGTCGGCGGACAGGTCGGCCGGCGGGTCCATGGCGATCAGGCACAGCAGCTGCAACAGGTGATTCTGGATCATGTCGCGCAACTGGCCGGCCTTGTCGAAGTAGCCCCAACGGCCTTCGATACCAACCTTCTCGGCCACGGTGATTTCCACGTGGGAGATGTAATTCTGGTTCCACTGGGTTTCGAACAGGCTGTTGGCGAAACGCAGCGCGATGAGGTTCTGTACGGTCTCTTTGCCCAAGTAGTGGTCGATGCGGTAGGTGCGGTTCTCCGGGAAGAACTGCGCCACGGCGTCGTTCACTTTGCGCGAGGATTCCAGATCGGAGCCGATCGGCTTTTCCAGAACCACGCGGGTGTTTTCTGCCAGACCGACTTTCGCCAGGTTCTCGCAGATTGCGCCATACACCGCTGCCGGTGTGGCGAAGTAGGCAATCATGCGTTGCGTGCTGCCGGCGGCTTCGGCCAGCGCCACATAGTCTTCAGCCTTGAGGAAGTCGACGTGCAGGTAGCTCAGGCGCGCCAGAAAGCGCTCGGCCACGGCCTCGTCCAGCTCTTTGCCGACGTAACGGCGCAATTCGGCGGCGATGAACGCCATGTGCTGCTGTTCGGAACCGGGTTCACGGGCCAGCGCGAGGATGCGCGTGTCTTCGTGCAACAGGTCGGCGCCATCGAGGTGATAAAGGGCAGGAAACAGCTTGCGCAGGGCCAGATCGCCCAGAGCGCCGAACAAGGCAAAGGTGCACGGTTCAACCGTAATCGAAGGCATGATGTTTGTTCTTTTATCAAGTTAAGCTACAAATACCTTTTTTCAAGGCATCACTCAAGGGAAAATGTAGTAATAACCACAACATTTTCGCAAAATACAGATTCCGAGTGGTGGTCGGTCGGAGCCATCAGTAGGATAGGCCACCGTTACGGGCCATATCAAAGGCCCAATTTGCATAGCCCGGCGCACCTTTGCGCAGGTGAATTAGGAATTCCATATGGACCGCGTGCGAAATTTACTGGAACAGATCCAGAGTCGCCTTGAAGAGCTGAACAAGGCCGAACGCAAAGTCGCCGAGGTGATCCTGCTCAACCCGCAGCAGGCTACTCGCTTCAGCATCGCCGCCCTCGCCCAGGCCGCATCGGTGAGCGAGCCGACGGTCAACCGTTTCTGCCGTTCGTTCGGTGTCAGCGGCTACCCTGAACTCAAGCTGCAACTGGCGCAAAGCCTGGCCAGTGGCGCGGCGTATGTCAGCCGCGCGGTGGAGGCCGATGACAATCCCGAGGCTTACACGCAGAAGATTTTCGGCAGCGCCATCGCTTCGCTGGACAGCGCTTGCCAGGCGCTCGATCCGAACCTGATCAGCCGCGCCGTCGATCTGTTGATTCAGGCGCGGCAGATTCACTTCTTCGGCCTCGGTGCGTCAGCGCCTGTGGCTTTGGATGCGCAGCACAAGTTCTTCCGTTTCAATCTCGCCGTCACCGCCCACGCAGACGTGCTGATGCAGCGAATGATTGCTTCGGTGGCGCATACGGGTGAGCTGTTCGTGATCATTTCCTACACCGGCCGCACCCGCGAACTGGTGGAAGTGGCGCGCATCGCCCGGGAGAACGGCGCTTCGGTGCTGGGCCTGACCGCCGAAAATTCGCCGCTGGCCAAGGCCAGCACCCTGAGCCTGAACATTCCGCTGCCGGAAGACACCGACATCTATATGCCGATGACTTCGCGGATCATTCAGTTGACAGTGCTGGATGTGTTGGCGACCGGTATGACCTTGCGTCGCGGGGTGGATTTCCAGCCGCATCTGCGCAAGATCAAGGAGAGCTTGAATGCCAGCCGGTATCCGGTTGGGGATGAATTCAGCTAAAGATCAGAAGCACCCTCACCCCAGCCCTCTCCCGGAGGGAGAGGGAGCCGACCGAGGTGTCTTGCGCGGTACATCGACCTGAAACACCGAGTCGATTATGGATTCACCGACATTCGTTCAGGTCGGTGAATCTCTCGAATATCCCCGATTCGGTCCCCTCTCCCTCCGGGAGAGGGCTAGGGTGAGGGGCTACGAGGTGAATGACACACTCAAGCCGCCGCCCACGCCTGCAAACTCAAATGCGCCTTCTCCCCCGGCGCCAGATGCAGGCTGTCGGTACCGCCCGCCGCCGCTTCGACACAGACAAACTCGGTCACTTCATCCCAGCTCACGCCCAACAGGGGGCGCGAGCCAGGATGCCAGACCACGGTGTCGCCACTGTCACCGGTATCGATGCACAACTCGCGCTGCCAGGCGTGATCCTTGAGCTGTAGTTCGCCGTCGTGCTGGAACACCCGCTGACAACCACCATCGACACGCAACTCGCCTTCCTGCTGGCAGGACTGGCGGCTCAACTGGTCGTAACCCTGCGCACCTTCGAGGCCAGACAGCGCTATCTCACCGACGTCACCAATACGCCAGTAAGCGTGCAAAGCCTGGCTCAACTGGCACGGCATGTCGTCCTGATGCTCGGTGCTCAGGCGTAATTCCATGCGCTCACCGAGGTGCGCGTGCAGGTCGACCTGCCAGTCGCATAGCTGCAATTGCCAATGCAGGCGCACGCCATCTTCGGCACTGCTGCTGTCGAGCAGTTTCCAGTCGAGCAGCCGCGCCCAGCCATGGGATGGCCAGGCGTTTTCGCTCGGATGGCGGCCATACCACGGCCAGCACACCGGCACGCCGCCACGAATGGCGCCAACGTGCGGCCACTTCGCCGCACACCACAACCACGGTTTCTGCCCGCGCGGCTGAAAGTGCAGCAACTGCGCGCCCTGCCGACTGAACACCGCCTGACACAGCGGATGGTCGATCACCAGCACATCGCGCATCTGATAGCGCTCCCAGGCGAACACCGGTCGCTCGCGCAGGGATTTGAAGAAGCGTTGCAGCGGATGCTCATGCATTGGCCACGGTCCTGAAAATCATGGGGGTACTCAACAATCCACATTGCTCTTGTGGCGAGGGAGCTTGCTCCCGCCGGGCTGCGAAGCGGCCCTGAAACCATTCACTGCGGTGTGTCAGTCAGACTGCATTTGCCGGATTACGACTGCTGCGCAGCCGGGCGGGAGCAAGCTCCCTCGCCACAAAAGCGATCCACTGAACTTCGCAAAAAAAAGCGGACAGCCTTGGCTGTCCGCAAATATGCGCACATGGAGAGGAGCTTATCGCAACAACGTTAGAACGTAGACTGAATTTTCAGGCCAGCGACCAAAGCGTTGTCCACTGCATCCACACCACCCGGGTGCGTGATGTATTGCAGGTTAGGACGCACGGTCAGCCAGTTGGTGACGTGGAAGCCGTAGTTGATTTCGTAGTTGTATTCGGTTTCACGAATCGGCGAGAACACCGGGTTGTCGTAGTCCGACACTCCGTTGGAAGCATTCAGCAGCTCGGCGTTTTTCTTCACGTCATCGTTGACGTGGATACGCGCCGCACCAATGCCGACGTCATCCTTCGGACGTGCGTCGAACGGGCCTTTGTAGACAAACATCACCGACTGGTAGTTGTCGATGAAGTTGGTGTCCTTGTCGTGGAACGTGGCGTTGGCGGCAATGTTCAGACCGCGAGTCGCATCACCGTTGTGGCTGGTGAGTTGCTGCTGCGCGACGAACCAGTAGCCGTGTTTGCTGCTGTGGGTCTTGTACGCGTCGCCAGTGGTCGCCGCGTCGAAACCGTTGACGTCTTCGCGGACATCATTGGCATCCGCCGTGCTCTTGTAGTAACCGATGCGGTATTCGCCCGGCAGGCTGTTGACCTTCGGCGACCAGACCAGTTCGACTGGCAGAACAGTACCGGCGGTGCCGCTGCCACTGAGCTTGAAGCCGTTGCCGTGTTCCAGCTGCGACGGGTTCTGGTTGTAAGCACCGATCTGCGCGTAGAGCTCGTCGTTGATGTTGTACTTCACACGGATCGCGGCCTGGCTGACCGGCCAGTTGTACCAGATGTTGGTCGCCCAGTTACCCACTTGCGAGCCGCAGAACGCCAGGTTCTGGAAGTCGCACGGGAAGGTGTTGAAGTCTTCGCCTTCACCGAAGTAACCGGCCTTGACGTCGAGCTTGTTGTCGAAGAACTGGTGCTGAATCCACAACTGGGTCAGACGCACCATGTGGCCACGACCGTAGACCTCCTGCGACGACGACAGAGTGCCGGCACGCGGATCGCCAACGCGGTCGTTGGAGATGTTTTGCCCGTTACGGTTGGTCAACTGGATCTTGGCCTGAGTGTTGTCCCAGCCCCAAAGTTTTTGCAGGTCCAGCGCCACGCCCAGACCGAACTGATCGCTGTAGCGACCGGTCTTGTCGTCGTTGTAGCCGCCATGCAGGTTGGCGCCCATTTCCCCAACGTAGTCGGCCTTGATGTCGATACCCTGCTCGATCAGCTTGGTCCGCTCGCCACCCCAGTCACCGGTCATCCATTTCGAGTCGGAGCTGAAGGCATCCGCCGCCATGGCGTTACCGGCCAGCACCAATGCCGCCGCAGCTGACACTTGGCAGATCAACCGGGCATTGACGTGTTTCTTTTTCATCCCTACATCCTCGTCTTTATTGTTATTAACTGTTTTTTTCCAACGCGGTTTACATAAATTGCGCTGGATTACAGGCAATCCAGCGCGTGCTCCTGTTTGGAATCCGGTCCCTGTGGGAGCTGGCTTGCCAGCGATGGCATCGACTCAGTTCCACTGTGAACCGAGTTGCCTGCATCGCTGGCAAGCCAGCTCCCACATGACCGCATTCCTGCATTGATTTCTTAGCGGCCTTTGAACTGCGTCACGTTCGCCGACCGTGCTTCGGTCTGCGCCTGGCCCGCAACGCCCAGACGCTCGCCAGTCTTGGCATCGAACAACAACACTTTCGACGGATCGAATTGCAGCGTCAGGGTTTCGCCCACCTGCGGTGCCACGTCCGGTGCCAGGCGGCAGCAGACCTTGGTCTCATTCAAGTTGACGAACACCAGCGTATCCGGACCGGTCGGTTCGGTGACCTGCACTTCGGCCTTGATGCTCGGCAGACCATTGCCCTCGCCGTTCGCCAGAACAATCTGTTCCGGGCGCAGGCCGAGGATCACTTCGCGATCTTCCAGCCCTGCGTCCTGCATGCTCATCGGCAACTCGCAACGCGCCTGACCGCTGTCGAGCAGCGCCAGCAAACGACCGTCCTTGCGTTGCAGACGCAGCGGAATGAAGTTCATCGGCGGCGAACCGATAAAGCTCGCCACGAACAGGTTGGCCGGATCGTTGTAGATCTCTTTCGGCGTGCCGAACTGCTGAATGATCCCGTCCTTCATCACCGCCACTTTGTCGCCCAGGGTCATCGCTTCGATCTGGTCGTGGGTCACGTAGACCGTGGTGGTTTTCAGGCGCTGGTGCATCAGTTTCATTTCGGTACGCATCTCGACGCGCAGCTTGGCGTCGAGGTTGGACAGCGGTTCATCGAACAGATAAATCTTCGGCCGCCGCGCCAGTGCACGGCCCATTGCCACACGCTGTTGCTGACCACCGGAGAGCTGACCCGGCTTGCGGTTGAGCAGGTGTTCGATCTGCAGCAGCTTGGCCACGCGCGCGACTTCTTCGTCGATCGCCGACGGGCTCATCTTGCGGATCTTCAGACCGAACTCGATGTTCTCGCGCACGCTCATGGTCGGGTACAGCGCGTAGGACTGGAACACCATGGCGATGTCACGATCCTTCGGGCTCATGCCGCTGACGTCCTGATCGCCGATCATGATCGCGCCACCGGTGATGGTCTCGAGGCCGGCGATGCAGTTCATCAGGGTCGACTTGCCACAGCCCGACGGGCCGACCAAGATCAGGAACTCACCGTCCTTGATCGACAGTTCGATGTTCTTCAGGGTGTCCGGCAGGCCGGCACCGTAGGTCTTGTTGACGTTGCGAAGTTCGAGCGTTGCCATGATTACCCCTTGACTGCGCCGGCCGTCAGCCCGCGCACGAAATACTTGCCTGCGACCACATAGACCAGCAGGGTCGGCAGGCCGGCGATCATCGCCGCTGCCATATCAACGTTGTATTCCTTGGCGCCGGTGCTGGTGTTGACCAGGTTGTTCAGCGCCACCGTGATCGGTTGCGAATCACCGCTGGAGAACACCACACCGAACAGGAAGTCGTTCCAGATCTGGGTGAACTGCCAGATCAGGCAGACCATGATGATCGGCGTCGACATCGGCAGAATGATCTGCCGGAAAATCGTGAAGAACCCCGCGCCATCCAGCCGTGCAGCCTTGATCAGCGCATCGGGAATGCTCACGTAGTAGTTACGGAAGAACAGCGTGGTGAACGCTAGACCATAGACCACGTGCACGAACACCAGGCCGGTGGTGGTGCTCGCCAGGCCCATCTTGCCGAGGGTGAACGAGGCCGGCAGCAGCACGGTCTGGAACGGCAGGAAGCAGCCGAACAGCAGCAGACCGAAGAACAGCTGCGAACCGCGGAAGCGCCAGAACGACAACACGTAGCCGTTCAGCGCGCCGATGGCGGTGGAGATGACCACGGCCGGCACGGTGATCTTGATCGAGTTCCAGAAGTAGCCGTCCACCGTGGCCCAGGCCTTGACCCAGCCGATGCCGCTGACCACGGTCGGCCAGCTCAGCAGGTTGCCGGTGCTGATGTCTTCCGGGGTCTTAAAGCTGGTCAGCAGCATCACCACCAGCGGAATCAGGTACAGCAATACCGCGAGGATCAGCACCGCGTAGATCGCCACGCGACTCAGGCTGAAGGCGGGTTTGGCAGCGAGACTAGTCATGACGCTTGGTCCTCAGCTCGGAGTACAGGTAAGGCACGATGATCGCGAGAATCGCACCGAGCATCAGAATCGCACTGGCCGAGCCCATGCCCATCTGGCCGCGACTGAAAGTGAAGGAGTACATGAACATCGCCGGCAGGTCGGAGGAATAACCCGGGCCTCCCGCTGTCATCGCCGCGACCAGGTCGAAGCTCTTGATCGCGATGTGCGCCAGAATCATCACCGCACTGAAGAACACCGGACGCAGGCTGGGCAGCACCACTTTCCAGTAGATGGTCGGCATGCTCGCGCCATCGATCTGCGCGGCACGGATGATCGACTGATCAACGCCACGCAGGCCGGCAAGGAACATCGCCATGATGAAGCCCGAGGCCTGCCACACGGCAGCGATCACCAGGCAGTAGACCACGCGATCCGGGTCGATCAGCCAGTCCAGACGGAAGCCTTCCCAGCCCCAGTCACGCAACAATTTGTCCAGGCCCATGCCCGGGTTGAGCAACCATTTCCACGCGGTACCGGTGACGATCATCGAGAGCGCCATCGGGTACAGGTAAATGGTGCGGATAAAGCCTTCGCGACGGATGCGCTGGTCGAGGAACACCGCCAGCAACACGCCTATCACCAGGGTGATGCCGATGAACATGCCACCAAATACCGCGAGGTTCTTGCTCGCCACCCACCAGCGATCGTTGTCGAACAGCCGTGCGTATTGCGCCAGACCGGCCCACTTGTAGTTGGGCAGGAACGTCGAGGTGGTGAACGACAGCACGAACGTCCACAGGATGTAGCCATAGAAGCCCACCAGCACGATGAACATGCTCGGCGCCAGCACCAGTTTCGGTAGCCAGCGCTGCAGTGCATCGAACGGCGAGGCTTTGCTGAACACAGCAACAGAACTCATGGGGAAATCCAGAATAATGATTTACGAGAGCATTCCCCTTGTAGGAGTGAGCCTGCTCGCGATTGCGGTGTGTCAGTTGATGAATCCTTTATCTGACAGATCGCTATCGCGAGCAGGCTCACTCCTACAGGGGCCAAGCATTACTTGGCCGACTGAACCGCCGCACCCAGTTTCTTGGCCGCATCGGCCGGGTCGGCTTTCGGGTCGTTGATGTAGTTGGTCACCACATCAAAGAACGCGCCCTGCACCGCCAGCGTGGTCGCCATGTTGTGCGCCATGCTCGGCTGCAGGCCACCGGACTTGGCGTCTGCCAGGAAGTCCTTGGCGGCGGTCTGCGCGCAGGAGTCGAAACCGAGTTTGTCCATGTTGTTCAACATGTCGTTACGAACCGGGATCGAGCCCTTGTTGATGCTGAAGACTTTCTGGAAGTTTTCACCCAGCACGACTTTGGCGATGTCCTGCTGACCGGCCGCCGTGCCTTTGTCTTTCTGCTTGAACACCGCCAAGGAGTCGATGTTGTAGGTGAATGCCTTGTCGGTGCCCGGGAACGCTACGCACTCGTAGTCCTTGCCGGCGACTTTCTTGGCGGCGGTCCATTCGGACTTGGCCCAGTCACCCATGATCTGCATGCCAGCCTTGCCGTTGATGACCTTGGCCGCTTCCAGGTTCCAGTCCTGACCCTTGCCGTCGGCGTCCATGTAGGTCGCGACTTTCTTCAGCTCGGTCAGCGCCTTGACCATTTCCGGGCCGGTCAGCGCCTTGTTGTCCAGATCGACCAGGGCTTTCTTGTAACCATCAACGCCCATGACCGAGAGCACCACGGCTTCGAACACGGTGCTGTCCTGCCAAGGCTGACCGCCGTGAGCCAGCGGGATGAAGCCCGCAGCCTTGAGCTTGTCGCCGGCGGCGTAGAATTCTTCGAGGGTGGTCGGGTTCTTGGTGATGCCGGCTTTCTTGAAGACTTCCGGGTTGATCCACAGCCAGTTCACCCGGTGAATGTTCACCGGTACGGCCACGTAATCACCGTCGTACTTCACGGTATCGGAGACTTTCTTGTCGAGCAGGCTGTCCCACTTCTCTTCTTTGGCCACGTCCTTCAGGACGTCGGTGTCGAGCAGACCGGTGGAAGCCCATTCCTGGATGTCCGGACCTTTGATCTGGGCGACGCCCGGTGGGTTGCCGGCAACGGCGCGGCTTTTCAGCACGGTCATGGCCGTGGCACCGCCACCGCCGGCGACAGCGCCGTCTTTCCAGGTGAAACCGTCTTTTTCAACTTGCGCCTTGAGCACATCGACAGCGGCTTTTTCGCCACCGGACGTCCACCAGTGCACGACTTCGACCGAACCTTTGGATTCGGCAGCGGAAACACTGAGAGGCAGCATTGCGAGCGGGAACAGGGAGGCGACAGAAATGACAGTAGCGAGGCGAGAAATCGCATTCATCTGAGATGTACCTTTCTTGTTGTTATGCATGCAAGTCTGGTGCTTGCGCTGCACAGGAGTTTAAACAGGGCGATTCCCTTCGCAGGTAACGAAGGGACGCGCAAATGTCACCACATGGTTACACAGGAGCAGGCCGGGATATTTGCGCCAGAGCTGTCGCCATACTCGGTGACAAGGGTAGACGAGGGATCAATACCGCCTGCCAGGCATGATACAGATCGGGTTTGCCCGGCCAGATATCGGCGCTCGGACGGTTTTGCGGACCGAGTTCGTGGTGCCAGCTGCCGTCGCAGCGATCGATGAAATGGCCTTCACAGAATTCCCAGAACAGCCGGTACCAGGTTTCGTATTGCGCATCTCCGGTGCGTTTGAGCAAGGCGCTGGCTGCGGCGCTGGCCTCGGCATGGGTCCAGTGCAAACGGTGACGCACCACGGCTTTGTTGTCCCAGTCGAGGGTGTAGACGATCCCCGGGGCGCCATCGACGTCCCAGCCGTTGCGGCAATTCTGCTCGAAGAGTTTTTGCGCATCGGTCGCCAGCCAACCGGGCGTGAGCATTCCGGCCTGGACCCGCGCGGCTTCGAGGTGCAGCAACAGCCGCGCCCACTCGAAACCGTGGCCCGGCGTGGTGCCGTAAGGTCGGAAGCCGTCAGCGGGATTGTCGCGGTTGTACTCGCGCAGCGGTTGCCAGTCGCGATCGAAGTGCTCGATGACCATGTAGCCATTGGCGGCAGCGTGACCGTGGATCACCCGCTCGACGATGCGTTGTGCACGCACCAGCCAGCGTGGATCTTCCGTGACATCGGCCAGCGCGAGGAATGCTTCGGTAGCGTGCATGTTGCTGTTGGCGCCGCGATAGGCTTCTTCTTCGCGCCAGTCGCGATTGAAGAATTCGCGCATCGCGCCCTCTTCTTCGCTCCAGAAATACGTGTCGATGATGTCGATCGCATCATCCAGCAGCGCCTGGGCGCCGGGACGTTGCGCTACCACCGCCGAGCTGGCCGCGAGCGCGACAAAGGCATGCAGGTAGGCGTTCTTGCCGGTGTTGCCATCGCGATGTTCGGCGACCGCAAACCAGCCGCCGTGCAGCGCATCCCGCAGCGGCCCGCGCAGGGCGGCGATGCCGTGATCGACCAGCTCCGCGAACCCCGGCAAGCCCTGAATATGGGCCATGGCGAAACTGTGGGTCATGCGCGCGGTGTTCATGGTTTCGGCTTGCGCGTGCGCCGGCAGACGGCCGCGCTCGTCGAGGTTGCCGAAACCTTCAGGCAGCTTTGCTGCCTTGGCGAATGCCAGCAGGCGCAGACCTTCGTCGGCGAGCCATTGCTGGTGGGCAGGGGCGTTCAGCCAACTGCTGAAGCCTGGGTGGAAGGTGTCCATGAGTGGCCCTTTTTTGTTGTTATGACTGCGGGCAGTCTAAACAACAGGCCGGGGTGGGCTTGTAACGAAGGGGACGGGTTTTGTCACCGGATCGTGACATAGGTGCGAAGTGAAACCTGTGGCGAGGGAGCTTGCTCCCGCTGTGGCGCGAAGCGGCACCCAAAAGACGGCCTGCTGCGCAGTCCAGCGGGAGCAAGCTCCCTCGCCACAGGGAAAGTATCAGTCAACACTGCGCGGTAACTGCAGGGTCACGCGCAACCCGCCCTCACGCAAATTCTGCAACGTCACCTCACCGCCATGGCTGTGGGCGATGTTGCGTGCAATGCCCAGACCGAGGCCATATCCCTGCTGCTGCCCGGCCAGCCGAAAGTGCGGCTCGAACACCTGCTCCAGCCGCTGCTCCGGCACCCCCGGGCCTTCGTCGTCGACGTGCAGCACGAAGGCGCTTTCATCGTCGTCGATGTGCAGATGCGCGTTCTGCCCGTACTTCAACGCATTGTCGATCAGATTGCCGATGCAGCGCTTGAGTGCCAAAGGCTTGCCCGGATAGGTCGCCAGCGCCCGCCCGTGCTGAGTCACGCGGCCGTTGCCGTTGGGCGCCAGATACGGCTCCACCAGACAGTCGAGCACATGATTGAGATCCACCGGCTCGATGTTCTCGTGGATGTCGGTGTCTTTCACGCACTGCAGCGCGCCTTTGACCAGCATCTCCAGTTCATCCAGATCGCGGCCGAATTTGGCTTGAAGTTTCTCGTCTTCCAGCAGTTCGACGCGCAAGCGCAGACGGGTGATCGGCGTGCGCAGGTCATGGGAAATCGCGCTGAACAACTGGCTGCGTTCGGTCAGGTAACGGCTGATGCGTTCGCGCATGGTGTTGAACGCGCGCCCCACTTCCACCACTTCACTGCCGCCGCCCTCGGCCACCGGCTCGACGTCGGCGCCCAGCGACAGGTCCCGCGCCGCCCGCGCCAGACGCTTGAGCGGCCGGCTCTGCCAGTGCACCAGCAAGCCGATGAACAACAGCAGAAAACCGCTGGTGAGGACGATGAACCAAACCTGCTGCGCCGGCAGGCCCTGCTCTTCAAGACTGGTGTAGGGTTCGGGCAACAGCGACGCGATGTACAGCCATTCGCCGGGCGCCATCTGAATCTGCGTCACCAGCACCGGCGGGTTCACCGGTTCCAGGGTCAGCGCGTAATGCGCCCAAGAGCGCGGCAGTTCATCGAGTTTCAGCCCGGCATTGAAGATTCGCAGATCCTCGGGGCTGACGAAGGTCACCGAGATATCGGTATCGTGGCCCAGCGACTGACGCAGTACTTCGTCCACCGCCTGAATCACCGCAGCTTTGCGCGGGGTGATCGGCAGAACCTCCATGCCCAGCGGTTTGTCGTTGAGCGTGACCACGAAACGGGTGCCGCCCATGCTGCGCAACTGGTCGAGCACCAGCGGGCGGTACGCCACCGGCAACGAGCGGAAATAGCTGACGCTGGCGGTCATCGAATGGGCCAGGCTGCGGGCGCTGGTGACCAGGCCTTCGAGCTGGGTCGCGCGCAATTGCGAAACCCAGA harbors:
- a CDS encoding ATP-binding protein, which encodes MLTESLRGLASKVPVPRSLLGRMLLLTLLAVLFAQTLSSVIWVSQLRATQLEGLVTSARSLAHSMTASVSYFRSLPVAYRPLVLDQLRSMGGTRFVVTLNDKPLGMEVLPITPRKAAVIQAVDEVLRQSLGHDTDISVTFVSPEDLRIFNAGLKLDELPRSWAHYALTLEPVNPPVLVTQIQMAPGEWLYIASLLPEPYTSLEEQGLPAQQVWFIVLTSGFLLLFIGLLVHWQSRPLKRLARAARDLSLGADVEPVAEGGGSEVVEVGRAFNTMRERISRYLTERSQLFSAISHDLRTPITRLRLRVELLEDEKLQAKFGRDLDELEMLVKGALQCVKDTDIHENIEPVDLNHVLDCLVEPYLAPNGNGRVTQHGRALATYPGKPLALKRCIGNLIDNALKYGQNAHLHIDDDESAFVLHVDDEGPGVPEQRLEQVFEPHFRLAGQQQGYGLGLGIARNIAHSHGGEVTLQNLREGGLRVTLQLPRSVD
- a CDS encoding AGE family epimerase/isomerase; translation: MDTFHPGFSSWLNAPAHQQWLADEGLRLLAFAKAAKLPEGFGNLDERGRLPAHAQAETMNTARMTHSFAMAHIQGLPGFAELVDHGIAALRGPLRDALHGGWFAVAEHRDGNTGKNAYLHAFVALAASSAVVAQRPGAQALLDDAIDIIDTYFWSEEEGAMREFFNRDWREEEAYRGANSNMHATEAFLALADVTEDPRWLVRAQRIVERVIHGHAAANGYMVIEHFDRDWQPLREYNRDNPADGFRPYGTTPGHGFEWARLLLHLEAARVQAGMLTPGWLATDAQKLFEQNCRNGWDVDGAPGIVYTLDWDNKAVVRHRLHWTHAEASAAASALLKRTGDAQYETWYRLFWEFCEGHFIDRCDGSWHHELGPQNRPSADIWPGKPDLYHAWQAVLIPRLPLSPSMATALAQISRPAPV
- a CDS encoding ABC transporter substrate-binding protein, whose protein sequence is MNAISRLATVISVASLFPLAMLPLSVSAAESKGSVEVVHWWTSGGEKAAVDVLKAQVEKDGFTWKDGAVAGGGGATAMTVLKSRAVAGNPPGVAQIKGPDIQEWASTGLLDTDVLKDVAKEEKWDSLLDKKVSDTVKYDGDYVAVPVNIHRVNWLWINPEVFKKAGITKNPTTLEEFYAAGDKLKAAGFIPLAHGGQPWQDSTVFEAVVLSVMGVDGYKKALVDLDNKALTGPEMVKALTELKKVATYMDADGKGQDWNLEAAKVINGKAGMQIMGDWAKSEWTAAKKVAGKDYECVAFPGTDKAFTYNIDSLAVFKQKDKGTAAGQQDIAKVVLGENFQKVFSINKGSIPVRNDMLNNMDKLGFDSCAQTAAKDFLADAKSGGLQPSMAHNMATTLAVQGAFFDVVTNYINDPKADPADAAKKLGAAVQSAK